A region of Odocoileus virginianus isolate 20LAN1187 ecotype Illinois chromosome 11, Ovbor_1.2, whole genome shotgun sequence DNA encodes the following proteins:
- the KIAA0040 gene encoding uncharacterized protein KIAA0040 homolog isoform X1: protein MEKISMFFSAIWDIISTKHQEGLFNSICLGILLGLPLLVIITFLFICCHCCWNRPAEHGQQPEQTKGKKKKKKKAAEEDLWISAQPKLLQMEKRPSLPV, encoded by the coding sequence ATGGAGAAAATCAGCATGTTCTTCAGCGCCATCTGGGACATCATCTCCACCAAACACCAGGAGGGCCTCTTCAACAGCATCTGCCTAGGTATCCTCCTGGGTCTGCCCCTCCTGGTGATCATCACCTTCCTCTTCATCTGCTGTCACTGCTGCTGGAACCGGCCAGCTGAACATGGCCAACAGCCAGAGCAAACCaaggggaagaagaagaaaaagaagaaggcagCTGAAGAAGACCTCTGGATCTCTGCCCAGCCCAAGCTTCTCCAGATGGAAAAGAGGCCATCCCTGCCTGTCTAG